The Phocoena phocoena chromosome 4, mPhoPho1.1, whole genome shotgun sequence genome contains a region encoding:
- the RAP2B gene encoding ras-related protein Rap-2b produces the protein MREYKVVVLGSGGVGKSALTVQFVTGSFIEKYDPTIEDFYRKEIEVDSSPSVLEILDTAGTEQFASMRDLYIKNGQGFILVYSLVNQQSFQDIKPMRDQIIRVKRYERVPMILVGNKVDLDGEREVSFGEGKALAEEWSCPFMETSAKNKASVDELFAEIVRQMNYAAQPNGDEGCCSACVIL, from the coding sequence ATGAGAGAGTACAAAGTGGTGGTGCTGGGCTCGGGCGGCGTGGGCAAGTCCGCGCTCACCGTGCAGTTCGTGACCGGCTCCTTCATCGAGAAGTACGACCCCACTATCGAGGACTTCTACCGCAAAGAGATTGAGGTGGACTCGTCGCCGTCGGTGCTGGAGATTCTGGACACGGCGGGCACGGAGCAGTTCGCGTCCATGCGGGACCTGTACATCAAGAATGGCCAGGGCTTCATCCTCGTCTACAGCCTTGTTAACCAGCAGAGCTTCCAGGACATCAAGCCCATGCGGGACCAGATCATCCGCGTGAAGCGGTACGAGCGCGTGCCCATGATCCTGGTGGGCAACAAGGTGGACCTGGACGGCGAGCGCGAGGTTTCGTTCGGCGAGGGCAAGGCCCTGGCCGAGGAGTGGAGCTGCCCCTTCATGGAGACGTCGGCCAAAAACAAAGCCTCGGTGGACGAGCTGTTCGCCGAGATCGTGAGGCAGATGAACTACGCGGCTCAGCCCAACGGCGACGAGGGCTGCTGCTCGGCCTGCGTGATCCTCTGA